The Plectropomus leopardus isolate mb chromosome 2, YSFRI_Pleo_2.0, whole genome shotgun sequence genome has a window encoding:
- the LOC121952925 gene encoding fidgetin-like, whose translation MLSPVTPYSLLKMHWSPEHAAPLSQWPEQHLDVTSTTSPPSAHKHDPYTTAARRSYAPAGYPWASDDISALTASSLLKRYAEKYSGLELSYERPPTAAYSEPGTFLKTESEPWALGQGMECYPGLEALTGTKVGSASVGIPATGSVTVVSSNLASEAGYSGAGSCNAPSSQEYPPSYNSTYLSSGYCPQPSAALPPAPLHSLQAAPTLVPSYSASTPVYNYPPGCYPQTSLSSGYSHPSASYLPPGISAPTPLAPRATMVGGSYSYPSHSLGGSSEGGVPLKRKAFEMSEEGQEGAEVEGSRYRKYGNGHGNSHSKGHGNGHGNGYDMSGSASDPQAYKPGKPMMSPPYGGAGDYSPPSGLAGESVSGEHNFSQQQRMSMKIPASHTRSEDPTAGH comes from the coding sequence GTCTGTTGAAGATGCACTGGTCCCCGGAGCACGCTGCCCCCTTATCTCAGTGGCCTGAGCAGCACCTAGATGTCACCTCGACCACCTCACCGCCGTCGGCTCACAAACACGACCCCTACACTACAGCTGCTCGCCGCAGCTATGCCCCTGCAGGTTACCCTTGGGCCAGTGATGATATATCGGCCCTTACTGCGTCTTCTCTGCTCAAACGCTATGCTGAGAAGTACTCAGGCTTGGAGCTGTCCTATGAACGCCCTCCGACAGCCGCTTACTCAGAGCCTGGAACTTTTCTGAAAACTGAGTCTGAGCCGTGGGCTCTGGGTCAGGGCATGGAGTGTTACCCTGGACTGGAGGCATTAACTGGCACCAAGGTCGGCTCTGCATCCGTGGGCATCCCGGCCACAGGAAGTGTGACAGTGGTGAGCAGTAACTTGGCCTCTGAGGCAGGCTACAGTGGCGCTGGCTCCTGCAATGCCCCGTCATCTCAGGAATATCCTCCTTCCTACAACAGCACCTACCTGTCCTCAGGATACTGCCCTCAGCCCAGCGCAGCACTTCCCCCTGCCCCGCTACACTCTTTGCAGGCTGCACCCACTTTAGTGCCCAGCTACAGCGCCAGCACACCTGTCTACAATTACCCTCCAGGGTGCTACCCCCAAACCAGCCTGTCCTCTGGATACAGCCACCCCAGTGCCTCCTACCTTCCTCCTGGGATCAGTGCACCCACTCCTCTGGCCCCCAGGGCCACCATGGTGGGGGGCAGTTACAGTTACCCCTCTCACAGCCTTGGAGGGAGCTCCGAGGGAGGGGTGCCACTGAAACGTAAGGCCTTTGAGATGTCAGAGGAGGGACAGGAGGGAGCGGAGGTGGAGGGCTCACGCTACAGAAAGTATGGCAACGGCCATGGAAACAGTCATAGCAAAGGGCACGGCAACGGGCACGGCAATGGCTACGATATGAGCGGCTCGGCCTCAGACCCACAGGCCTACAAACCTGGAAAGCCCATGATGTCACCCCCTTATGGCGGGGCAGGGGACTACAGCCCACCGTCAGGCCTAGCAGGAGAGAGCGTGTCCGGGGAGCACAACTTTTCTCAGCAACAGAGAATGTCTATGAAGATACCTGCATCGCACACACGATCCGAGGACCCCACTGCAGGGCACTGA